In Phaeobacter porticola, one DNA window encodes the following:
- a CDS encoding nitrile hydratase accessory protein: MSAFDTPTAKRPEPAFDQPWHAQVFALTVHLNENGAFSWGDWVGRFSTTLRRHGLAKDLNGGADYFAAWLETLEMFLADTGRVAPADAEAMRARWEAAYLSTPHGAPVHLHDDG, encoded by the coding sequence ATGAGCGCATTCGACACACCGACGGCAAAGCGCCCGGAACCGGCCTTTGATCAGCCCTGGCACGCGCAGGTCTTTGCGCTGACGGTGCATCTGAATGAAAACGGGGCGTTTTCCTGGGGCGACTGGGTGGGGCGGTTTTCAACAACCCTGCGCCGTCACGGGTTGGCGAAGGATCTGAACGGCGGCGCGGATTACTTTGCCGCCTGGCTGGAAACGCTGGAGATGTTTCTGGCGGACACCGGGCGGGTTGCGCCTGCCGATGCCGAGGCCATGCGTGCGCGCTGGGAGGCGGCCTATTTGTCCACGCCCCATGGCGCCCCGGTGCATTTGCACGACGACGGCTAG
- a CDS encoding adenylosuccinate synthase gives MANVVVVGAQWGDEGKGKIVDWLSERADIIARFQGGHNAGHTLVIDSKVYKLHALPSGVVRGGKLSVIGNGVVLDPWHLMKEIATVQAQGVDISPATLMIAENTPLILPLHGELDRAREEAASKGTKIGTTGRGIGPAYEDKVGRRAIRVADLADEATLIARVDRALQHHDPLRKGLGIEAVDRDGLIEQLKGIATEILPFAAPVWKVLNEKRKAGKRILFEGAQGALLDIDFGTYPFVTSSNVIAGQAATGVGIGPGSIDYVLGIVKAYTTRVGEGPFPTELLNADGTPDVDGERLGTRGHEFGTTTGRQRRCGWFDACLVRQTCATSGITGISLTKLDVLDGFETLKICVGYELDGTRLDYLPTAADQQSRCTPIYEEMPGWSESTEGARSWNDLPANAIKYVKRVEELIDCPVALLSTSPERDDTILVTDPFAD, from the coding sequence ATGGCCAATGTCGTGGTAGTCGGCGCCCAATGGGGTGACGAAGGTAAAGGCAAGATTGTGGATTGGCTCAGCGAACGCGCTGATATCATTGCACGTTTCCAAGGTGGCCATAACGCCGGTCATACGCTGGTGATTGACAGCAAGGTCTACAAACTGCATGCGCTGCCTTCGGGTGTGGTGCGCGGTGGCAAGCTTTCGGTCATTGGCAATGGCGTGGTTCTGGACCCTTGGCACCTGATGAAAGAGATCGCGACCGTTCAGGCGCAGGGCGTTGATATCTCGCCTGCAACGCTGATGATTGCAGAAAACACACCGCTGATCCTGCCGCTGCACGGCGAGCTGGACCGCGCCCGCGAAGAAGCGGCCTCTAAGGGCACCAAGATCGGCACCACCGGTCGCGGCATCGGCCCGGCCTATGAGGACAAAGTCGGCCGCCGCGCGATCCGCGTCGCGGATCTGGCCGACGAGGCGACGCTTATCGCCCGTGTTGATCGTGCGCTGCAGCACCATGATCCGCTGCGCAAAGGTCTGGGCATCGAAGCCGTGGACCGTGATGGGCTGATTGAACAGCTGAAAGGCATTGCCACCGAGATTCTGCCATTTGCCGCGCCGGTGTGGAAAGTGCTGAATGAGAAACGCAAAGCCGGTAAGCGGATCCTGTTCGAAGGCGCGCAGGGCGCGCTCTTGGATATTGATTTCGGCACCTATCCGTTTGTGACCTCCTCTAACGTGATTGCCGGTCAGGCGGCCACGGGTGTTGGTATTGGTCCCGGCTCCATTGACTATGTGCTGGGCATCGTGAAGGCCTATACCACCCGCGTCGGTGAAGGCCCGTTCCCGACCGAGCTGCTGAATGCGGATGGCACCCCGGATGTTGATGGCGAGCGTCTGGGCACGCGGGGCCATGAATTTGGCACCACCACCGGCCGTCAGCGGCGCTGTGGCTGGTTTGATGCCTGCCTTGTGCGCCAGACCTGTGCGACCTCTGGCATTACAGGTATCTCGCTGACCAAGCTAGACGTGTTGGATGGGTTTGAAACGCTGAAGATCTGTGTCGGCTATGAGCTGGATGGCACCCGTCTGGACTATCTGCCCACTGCGGCTGACCAGCAGTCGCGCTGCACCCCCATCTATGAAGAGATGCCGGGCTGGAGCGAGAGCACCGAAGGCGCGCGCAGCTGGAATGATCTGCCGGCCAATGCGATCAAATATGTCAAACGGGTGGAAGAGCTGATCGACTGCCCGGTTGCGCTTTTGTCCACCAGCCCGGAGCGGGACGACACCATTCTGGTGACCGATCCCTTTGCCGACTGA
- a CDS encoding DUF2842 domain-containing protein, which translates to MSDEGGLSYKARRRWALVILLIGMPLYIVAAVTVISWLDRPSLLVELLVYIVLGVLWVLPFKFVFRGVGKADPNDPDQDQG; encoded by the coding sequence ATGTCTGACGAAGGTGGCCTGAGCTACAAAGCCCGGCGGCGCTGGGCGCTGGTGATCCTGCTGATTGGGATGCCGCTGTACATTGTTGCGGCGGTGACAGTCATCAGCTGGCTGGATCGCCCGTCACTGCTGGTGGAGCTGCTGGTCTATATTGTTCTGGGGGTGCTTTGGGTGCTGCCGTTCAAATTTGTCTTTCGCGGTGTCGGCAAGGCGGATCCGAACGACCCGGATCAGGATCAGGGCTAA